From the Oryza glaberrima chromosome 5, OglaRS2, whole genome shotgun sequence genome, one window contains:
- the LOC127774692 gene encoding leucine-rich repeat receptor protein kinase HPCA1-like codes for MEPRVLMALALVVVAAGVPAVLCQTNAQDAAALEGLKSQWTNYPLSWNSGDPCGGGWDGIMCTNGRVTTLRLSSVSLQGTLSSSIGQLGQLTYLDLSFNINLGGPLPAEIGNLGELTTLILAGCSFTGNIPIAIGNLRKLGFLALNSNKFSGGIPSSIGVLTNLLWLDLADNQLTGSVPISTSTSPGLDQLVKTQHFHFNKNQLTGTLTGLFNSNMTLIHILFDSNKFSGSIPAEVGTVSTLEVLRLDRNGFTGAIPATIGSLVKLNELNLANNKLTGSVPDLSNMTNLNVVDLSNNTFDPSVAPSWFTSLTSLASVSIVSGSLSGQVPKGLFTLPTLQQVVLSNNQFNGTLEITGNISSSLQTVNLMDNRIVSTDTASYKKTLLLAGNPFCAEQDPNNRAFCSRQLQNASPYSTSMEKCGSAQCSDGQNVNPASCGCAFSYNGKMVFRAPFFVDLVSSTPFQLLESTMAAKLNLLPGSVALSDIHFNSDNYLQVQVKLFPTSGVTFNLSELTRIGSSLSNQIYKPPANFGPYFFIADPYAPLAVALGGKKSKMSTGAIAGIAVAGGVLVIALIFMSLFALRQKRRAKELKERADPFASWAAGQKDSGGAPQLKGARFFSFDELKICTNNFSDNHEIGSGGYGKVYRGILGDGTRVAIKRADRNSMQGAVEFKNEIELLSRVHHRNLVSLIGFCYEQGEQMLVYEYISNGTLRENLTGSGTYLDWKKRLRIALGSARGLAYLHELADPPIIHRDIKSTNILLDNNLKAKVADFGLSKLVADTEKGHVSTQVKGTLGYLDPEYYMTQQLSEKSDVYSFGVVMLELVSGRQPIEKGRYVVREVRLAIDPADHDHHYGLRGIVDPAIRDAARTPVFRRFVQLAMRCVDESAAARPAMGAVVKEIEAMLQNEPDDAGAGEGDSSADPSANEFDRHRGGGPPAHPYSDVEISRGSYAGDGASDYMPYFEVKPK; via the exons GGATCTTTCCTTCAACATCAATCTCGGTGGTCCGCTGCCAGCTGAGATTGGGAACCTTGGGGAGCTTACGACACT GATCTTAGCTGGTTGCAGCTTCACTGGAAACATTCCAATAGCAATAGGCAACCTGCGGAAACTTGGGTTCTT GGCCTTGAATTCAaacaagtttagtggtggaatACCGTCTTCGATTGGCGTACTCACAAACCTCTTATGGCTAGACCTGGCTGATAATCAACTCACTGGATCTGTCCCCATCTCAACATCAACATCACCAGGCCTGGACCAACTTGTCAAAACGCAGCACTT CCATTTCAACAAGAACCAGTTAACTGGAACGCTTACTGGACTTTTCAACTCCAATATGACTCTCATACACAT TTTGTTTGATAGCAACAAATTCTCAGGCTCAATCCCAGCTGAGGTTGGGACTGTTAGTACACTCGAAGTTCT CCGATTGGATAGGAATGGTTTTACGGGAGCAATACCTGCTACAATTGGCAGTTTGGTCAAACTGAATGAGCT GAACTTAGCAAACAACAAGCTAACTGGATCAGTGCCAGATCTCAGCAACATGACCAACTTGAATGTTGT GGATTTGAGCAACAACACATTTGATCCTTCAGTGGCCCCCAGCTGGTTCACATCTTTAACATCTCTTGCTTCTGT TTCAATAGTTTCTGGAAGTCTTTCTGGCCAGGTCCCAAAGGGGCTCTTCACATTGCCCACACTGCAGCAAGT TGTGCTGAGCAACAACCAATTCAACGGGACACTTGAAATTACAGGCAACATCAGCAGCTCACTGCAGACAGTAAATCTCATGGACAACCGAATAGTTTCTACCGATACTGCAAGCTACAAGAAAACTCTACT CCTGGCAGGTAATCCGTTTTGCGCCGAGCAAGATCCCAACAACAGAGCCTTCTGCAGCAGGCAGCTACAGAACGCGAGCCCATACAGTACCAGTATGGAAAAATGCGGCTCAGCTCAGTGCAGTGATGGTCAGAACGTGAACCCTGCGAGCTGCGGCTGTGCTTTCTCATACAACGGCAAGATGGTTTTCAGGGCACCCTTCTTCGTCGACTTGGTGAGCAGTACGCCGTTCCAGCTGCTGGAGTCGACCATGGCGGCAAAGCTGAACCTGCTCCCTGGCTCGGTCGCTCTCTCAGACATCCACTTCAACAGTGACAACTACCTCCAAGTTCAAGTGAAGCTGTTCCCAACATCCGGGGTGACCTTCAACCTGTCAGAATTGACAAGGATTGGTTCTTCTCTCAGTAACCAGATTTACAAACCACCAGCAAATTTTGGACCTTATTTCTTCATTGCAGACCCATATGCCCCCTTGGCAG TTGCTCTTGGTGGCAAAAAATCCAAGATGAGCACAGGTGCCATAGCTGGAATTGCAGTAGCCGGTGGGGTCCTTGTTATCGCCCTCATTTTCATGTCATTGTTTGCTCTCCGACAGAAGAGAAGGGCTAAGGAACTCAAGGAAAGAGCAGACCCTTTTG CTTCATGGGCTGCTGGCCAGAAGGACAGTGGAGGGGCTCCACAGCTGAAGGGAGCAAGGTTCTTCTCCTTTGACGAGCTCAAGATCTGCACCAACAACTTCTCTGACAACCACGAGATCGGGTCAGGAGGCTACGGGAAGGTGTACAGAGGGATTCTCGGTGACGGAACCCGTGTCGCCATCAAGCGTGCAGACCGCAACTCAATGCAGGGCGCTGTGGAGTTCAAGAACGAGATCGAGCTGCTGTCCAGGGTGCACCACCGCAACCTGGTCAGCCTCATTGGCTTCTGCTACGAGCAAGGTGAACAGATGCTCGTCTACGAGTACATCTCCAATGGCACACTCAGAGAGAACTTGACGG GAAGTGGGACGTACTTGGACTGGAAGAAGAGGCTGAGGATCGCGCTTGGCTCGGCCAGAGGGCTTGCCTACCTGCACGAGCTCGCTGACCCACCGATCatccaccgcgacatcaagtccaccaacatcctcctcgacaaCAACCTCAAGGCCAAGGTTGCCGACTTCGGGCTCTCCAAGCTCGTGGCCGACACTGAGAAGGGCCATGTCTCCACCCAAGTCAAGGGAACACTG GGCTACCTGGACCCGGAGTACTACATGACGCAGCAGCTGTCGGAGaagagcgacgtgtacagcttcggggTGGTGATGCTGGAGCTGGTGAGCGGGAGGCAGCCGATCGAGAAGGGGCGGTACGTGGTGCGGGAGGTGCGGCTGGCCATCGACCCGGCCGACCACGACCACCACTACGGCCTCCGCGGGATCGTCGACCCGGCCATCCGCGACGCCGCGCGCACCCCGGTGTTCCGGCGGTTCGTGCAGCTGGCGATGCGGTGCGTCgacgagtcggcggcggcgcgcccggCCATGGGCGCCGTGGTGAAGGAGATCGAGGCCATGCTGCAGAACGAGcccgacgacgccggcgccggggagggGGACAGCTCCGCCGACCCGTCCGCCAACGAGTTCgaccgccaccgcggcggcggcccgccgGCGCACCCCTACAGCGACGTGGAGATCAGCCGGGGATCGTACGCCGGCGATGGCGCGTCGGATTACATGCCCTATTTTGAGGTCAAGCCCAAGTAG